The Streptomyces sp. NBC_00510 genomic interval GGCGCTGCGGCTGCTCGCGCCGCTGCTGCGGACCACCGGTGGGCTCGGGCTGGGCCGCCACGACTTCGACTACGTCCTGGAGCGCTACCTCATGCTCGACAGCTCCGAGGCGCGTCAGGCCTTCCTGCGCACCCTGCGCGCCGGGGTGGACCTGCGGGGGCAGGTCATCACGATGATGGACCGCAGTTATCTGACGGCGGGCCTGCCGACCCTCATCATGTGGGGCGAGCACGACGGGGTGATCCCGGTGCGTCATGCGCTGAGGGCGCACACCGCGATGCCGGGCAGCCGGCTGGAGCTGTTCGAGGACGCCGGGCATTTCCCGCACCATGACGCGCCCGGGCGTTTCGTCGACGTACTGGAGGACTTCCTCGCCACCACCACGCCGCAGGAGTACGACCCGGTGCTCTGGCGCCGGCTGCTGCGGCGCGGACGGGTGGACGTGCCGCTGTACCAGGAGGTCGAGCCGCCGCACCCCTCCAGCGGGTCCTGAGGCCGTCCGCCGCCGTCCGGGGCAGGATGGGGGCATGGGACACAGGATGACCGAGGAAGAGTGGCGGGCCTTCGTATCCGCCGGGACGCGTACGGGGAAGCTGGCGACGACGCGGGCGGACGGCACGCCCCATGTGGCGCCCGTCTGGTTCCTGCTGGACGGCGACGACGTCGTGTTCAACACGGGCAAGGAGACGGTCAAGGGCCGCAACATCACGCGCGACGGCCGGGTCGCCCTGTGCGTGGACGATGACCGGCCGCCGTTCGCGTACGTGGTCCTGCGGGGACGGGCGGAGGTGAGCGAGGAGCCTGGTCCCTTGCGGGAGTGGGCCACCCGGCTCGCCGCCCGCTACATGGGCGAGGACGTCGCCGAGGAGTTCGGGGCGCGCAATGGGGTGCCCGGTGAACTCCTGGTGCGGGTGCGGATCGACAAGGTGCTCGCCGAGTCCGGTGTGGCGGACTGAGCGTCGGGCGCCTGCCGCCGGCACGGGTCAGCGGATCGGCTTGCCGCCGTTGGCCTTCTTGCCGTTGGCGCCCATGGCCCACCAGGTGCCGCCCACACCGTGGCCGTTGGTGTCACCGGGCTTGGTGTCCCCGGCGTACCAGTAGACGGGCCAGCAGTTGTACGACAGCTGCTTGGTGCCGTCCGAACGGGTGTAAGTGCTGACGAGCTTGGGGTTGAGACCGGCGGCCTCGGCCTGCGCCTTGGTGACGGGCTTGGCCGCCGGCCACTTCTTGAGGCACTCGCCGGTGCAGTTGGACACCATCGGCCAGTCGGTGTCCTTGTCGAAGCGGTACAGGGTGCGGCCCTTGGAGTCGACGAGGATGTCGCCCAGGTTGGCGTCGTTGACGACGGACAGGATGGGCCACTTCTTGTCGGAGGCGGCGTCCGCGCTGCCGCTGTCGGAGCTGTCGTCCGTACCGCCGGCGTATCCGTCGTCGGTGCCCGAGGAGGGGTCGGCCGAGGTCTCGCTGTCGTACCCGTAGTCGCCGGAGGTTGTCCCGGAGCCGGGCTGCGAGGTGGCCGACTGGGCCGCGTCCTGTTGCTGGGCCGCCGGCGCCACGCTGCTCGCCTGGTTGTAGCCGTTCGACCCGCCGCAGGCGGTGACGAGGAGGAGGGCAGCGGCCGTTCCGGCGACTGCGGCACCGATCCGCTTGTGCATCTGGACTCCTTGCGCGGTAGGGGCGTCGGGGCCCGTGCGCCCCGTCTGGCCACCTGTACGCACCCGGTTCGGCTGCCTCTCAATGCACTGTGAATTCCTTTTTCCGCGGCGCCGTTCTGCTATGGTGCCCCGCCGCTCCGCGGAGCGTCAGCGCACCGACTCCAGCAGGCGTGCCGCGTGCATCCGCCCGGCGTGCTCGACGAGGGCGATCAGCACCTCCTTGCCCGATGCGCGGTCCCGTGCGTCACAGAGGACGACGGGGGTGCCGTCCTGCAGGTCGAGGGCGCGTGAGATGTCCTCCGGGCGGTGCTCCAACGCGCCGGGGAAGCGGTTGACGGCGACCGCGAACGGGATCTTCCGGTGCTCGAAGAAGTCCACGGCGGGGAAGCAGTCCTCCAGGCGGCGGGTGTCGGCGAGCACGACCGCGCCGAGCGCCCCTTGTGACAGCTCGTCCCACAGGAACCAGAAGCGGTCCTGGCCGGGGGTGCCGAAGAGGTACAGCGACAGACCCGCCCTGATGGTGATCCTGCCGAAGTCCATCGCCACGGTGGTGGTGGACTTCCGCTCCACTCCCCCGGTGTCGTCCACGTGGCGCCCGGCCTCGGTCAGTTGTTCCTCGGTGCGCAGCGGCCGGATCTCGCTCACCGCGCCCACCATGGTGGTCTTGCCGACCCCGAAGCCCCCCGCGATGAGGATCTTCAGGGCCATGACCGGCGTCTCAGAGTGCCCGGAGTCCATTGATCACCTCTCGCAGGATGCGCTCGTCGGGTAGGTGCGCCGGCGGTACGGGATTGCTCACCCGTACGCTGCCGAGCGTCAGGAGGTCGCCGAGGAGGACGCGCACGACGCCCACCGGCAGGTCGGCGTCGGCCGCCAGCTCCGCGACCGACAGGGGCTCTCCCCGGCACAGCGCGAGCAGCGCGGTGTGCTCGGGCTCCAGCGTGGGGTCGTCGGCGGCGCCGGGTTCGGCGAGCACCAGGGCGATGAGGTCCAGGGCGGCGACGGCCGTGCCGGGCCGGGTGCGGCCTCCGGTCAGGGCGTACGGGCGCACCAGGGGCCCGGCCGCATCGTCGTACCAGTGGCCGTCCGGGCTCCGCGGGTGCGCGCCGTTCATCACCCGTGCGCCGGTCAGCCTGCGGCCGGGCCGGCGGCGCCGAGGCGCGGCGGGGTGTGCAGGTGCTCGCCCACGCGCTTGACGAGGCGCGCCATCTCGTAGGCGATCAGGCCGACGTCGGCGCCCGCGCCGGTGAACACCGCGAGGCAGGAGCCCTCGCCCGCGGCCGCCACGAAGAGGAAGCCGTGGTCGAGTTCGACCATGGTCTGCCGGACCTGGCCGGCCGCGAAGTGGCGTCCGGCGCCCTTGGCGAGGCTGTGGAAGCCCGAGGCGACGGCCGCCAGGTGCTCGGCGTCCTCCCGGGTCAGCCCGCGGGAGGAGCCCACGGCCAGGCCGTCGCCCGACAGCACCACGGCGTGGCGGACGTCGTCCACCCGGTCGGTGAGGTCGTCCAGCAGCCAGTCCAGTTCACCGGACCGGTTCGATGCGTCGATCATCCGTGCTCTCCTTCGCGGGGTGCCCGGGCCGAGGTGCGGGCGTGGTTCTGCTCGCCGTCCCCGGGCGTCGGGTCCGGACCGTCGTGGTGGCCCGGCCCTCCCGGGCCTGGCCGGGTGCCGCCGGGCTGTGGGGCGGGCCGCAGGGGGCGTGGGCCGGCGGGTGCCGGATCCCCGTCGGCGGTGTCACGGGCTCCGGCGCCGCCGCCGCGGATCCAGCCGCGGCGGAAGGCGGCCATCGTCGAGCGCGCCTGCTCGGCGGTCCGCTCCGGGACGTCCTGTCCCGTGTCCTGCGGCCCGGGGCCGCGTTCGGGTGCGCGGGGCTCCAGGAGCTGCGGGGCGAGGCTCGCACGGCGTACGCGGCGCGGGAGTCCGCCCTCGGCGGGAGGCGCGCCCACAGGAGCGCCCACGGACGCGGGAGCGGGCGCCGTGCCGCGGGCCGGTGCGGGCACGGATACGGGCGCGGGCGCCGGCAGAGGCCCGTGTTCCGGAGGACGAACAAAACGGGGCGCGGAGGGACGCGGCTGCCCGTCGCCGTCGCCGCGCGGGGAGGCCACCGCCAGGGACGGGACCTCCGCGGACCCCTGGCGGGGTCCGTGCGGGCCGGACGCCGCGCCCCCCGTCCCGGCACCCCGTGGGGCGCGGGCTTCGGGCGCCCTCATGTCGAGCAGGGCGGTGGGCAGCAGGACGACGGCCGTGGTGCCGCCGTACGGGGAGGAGCGCAGGGAGACCCTGACGTCGTGCCGCCGGGCGAGCCTGCTGACGACGAACAGGCCGAGCCGGTCGCTGTCGAACAGGTCGAGCGCCTGGGTCTGGGCGATGCGCCGGTTGGCCTCGGCCATGGCCTCCTTGCCCATGCCGAGCCCGCGGTCCTCGATCTCCAGGGCGTAGCCGTTGCCGACCTGCTCGCCGTAGACGCGCACCTTGGTGTGCGGCGGCGAGAACTGGGTCGCGTTCTCGACGAGTTCGGCGATCAGATGGGTGAGGTCGGCGACCGCGGAACCGACGACCGCCGCGAGGGGGAGCCTGCGGACCTCGACGCGGGCGTAGTCCTCGACCTCCGCGACCGCGGCGCGCACCACATTGGTGAGGGGTACGGGCTTGCTCCAGGCGCGGCCGGGAGCGGAGCCGGAGAGGATGATCAGGCCCTCGGCGTGCCGCCGCATACGGGTGGTGAGGTGGTCGAGCTTGAACAGGTCCTCCAGCTCACCCGGGTCCTCGGTGCGCCGTTCCATGCTGTCGAGCAGCGCCAGCTGACGGTGCACCAGGACCTGGCTGCGGCGGGCGAGGTTGACGAAGACGCCGGAGACCCCGTTGACCAGTTCGGCGCGTTCCGCGGCGGCGCGCAGCGCGGCGCGCTGCACGGTTGCCAGGGCCTCGGAGACCTGGCCGATCTCATCGGCGCCGTGCCTGCCGAGGGGCGCCTCCTTGCCGAGGTCG includes:
- a CDS encoding DUF742 domain-containing protein, which encodes MNGAHPRSPDGHWYDDAAGPLVRPYALTGGRTRPGTAVAALDLIALVLAEPGAADDPTLEPEHTALLALCRGEPLSVAELAADADLPVGVVRVLLGDLLTLGSVRVSNPVPPAHLPDERILREVINGLRAL
- a CDS encoding roadblock/LC7 domain-containing protein; translated protein: MIDASNRSGELDWLLDDLTDRVDDVRHAVVLSGDGLAVGSSRGLTREDAEHLAAVASGFHSLAKGAGRHFAAGQVRQTMVELDHGFLFVAAAGEGSCLAVFTGAGADVGLIAYEMARLVKRVGEHLHTPPRLGAAGPAAG
- a CDS encoding nitrate- and nitrite sensing domain-containing protein; protein product: MRAKIVSLLMVPVVSLMALWAFAAVTTAQDVSGRLRAQRIAETIREPVADTVTTLQAERRAAARYLARPTTEAATELSGRATATDRAAALLQLGGGHTVADGTGLPGTAAVRVRTFVGDLERLRRQRPGITQGAADWRQTYRAYTDAVTDGFAIGGALATGRGERAALEIGRAAEQLSREDALLAAAALTRGLPTDRYRDLSGAVTARRALLAGATADLGGAGRSAWQRLARSTAYTDLEAMEDAVLDAGPGKAAVDGASLATWDRATGQVLSGLERSAKAAAPADRPLAHGLLSTSGIAVLLGLLGVVASLFISVRIGRGLVVELVGLRNTALELARRKLPRAMRRLRAGEEIDLGKEAPLGRHGADEIGQVSEALATVQRAALRAAAERAELVNGVSGVFVNLARRSQVLVHRQLALLDSMERRTEDPGELEDLFKLDHLTTRMRRHAEGLIILSGSAPGRAWSKPVPLTNVVRAAVAEVEDYARVEVRRLPLAAVVGSAVADLTHLIAELVENATQFSPPHTKVRVYGEQVGNGYALEIEDRGLGMGKEAMAEANRRIAQTQALDLFDSDRLGLFVVSRLARRHDVRVSLRSSPYGGTTAVVLLPTALLDMRAPEARAPRGAGTGGAASGPHGPRQGSAEVPSLAVASPRGDGDGQPRPSAPRFVRPPEHGPLPAPAPVSVPAPARGTAPAPASVGAPVGAPPAEGGLPRRVRRASLAPQLLEPRAPERGPGPQDTGQDVPERTAEQARSTMAAFRRGWIRGGGAGARDTADGDPAPAGPRPLRPAPQPGGTRPGPGGPGHHDGPDPTPGDGEQNHARTSARAPREGEHG
- a CDS encoding PPOX class F420-dependent oxidoreductase, with protein sequence MGHRMTEEEWRAFVSAGTRTGKLATTRADGTPHVAPVWFLLDGDDVVFNTGKETVKGRNITRDGRVALCVDDDRPPFAYVVLRGRAEVSEEPGPLREWATRLAARYMGEDVAEEFGARNGVPGELLVRVRIDKVLAESGVAD
- a CDS encoding ATP/GTP-binding protein, which gives rise to MDSGHSETPVMALKILIAGGFGVGKTTMVGAVSEIRPLRTEEQLTEAGRHVDDTGGVERKSTTTVAMDFGRITIRAGLSLYLFGTPGQDRFWFLWDELSQGALGAVVLADTRRLEDCFPAVDFFEHRKIPFAVAVNRFPGALEHRPEDISRALDLQDGTPVVLCDARDRASGKEVLIALVEHAGRMHAARLLESVR